A single Xenopus laevis strain J_2021 chromosome 3S, Xenopus_laevis_v10.1, whole genome shotgun sequence DNA region contains:
- the LOC108712532 gene encoding patatin-like phospholipase domain-containing protein 2, whose translation MFSLERGWNLSFAGCGFLGVYHIGVSSCLQERAPQILTGANKIYGASAGALNAAASVCDCSLAQCCAAVLQVAKEARKTNLGPLHPSFNPVKILKKGLYRNLPENAHKLATGKLCISLTRVSDCENVLVSEFNSKEELVQALICSSFVPIYCGIIPPSFRGVRYVDGGISNNLPEYDLKNTITVSPFSGESDICPRDTNTTNFHEVRLTNTSIRFSLGNLYRLTRALFPPEPTVLGEMCQQGYNDALRFLKDNNLLSLPSPATDLPLAFPKSEPLSHHLTCGCCVKSKREEEDLKRKVLEGKMPWPLDKRIVERLPPTLCYVLQEACREKDGLYHQICSFLPMRVASYMVMPYTLPVESVLSVALRLVDWFPDMPEDMRWMQEQVRSVAGAVYSQAKKRLFPSLRSRGHGTLRKCLSLPPQFHHASSYLSPNNYFSCMDLDGWVCDISSPSHLRDSSDFPTELDSDAQSKCTFSFEDSGVDVNFSTDSASEL comes from the exons ATGTTCAGTCTGGAGAGGGGCTGGAACTTGTCGTTCGCCGGCTGCGGGTTCCTGGGGGTTTATCACATCGGGGTATCCAGTTGTCTCCAGGAGCGCGCCCCCCAAATCCTCACTGGGGCCAATAAGATCTACGGGGCCTCGGCTGGAGCTCTGAATGCAGCGGCCTCTGTGTGTGACTGTAGCCTGG CCCAGTGCTGCGCTGCTGTATTGCAGGTAGCCAAGGAAGCCAGGAAGACAAATCTGGGGCCCCTACACCCTTCCTTTAACCCAGTGAAGATCTTGAAGAAGGGACTGTACCGAAATCTCCCTGAAAATGCCCACAAGCTGGCGACTGGGAAGCTCTGCATATCCCTCACACGAGTGTCCGACTGTGAGAATGTTCTGGTGTCAGAATTTAACTCCAAAGAAGAACTGGTCCAG GCTTTAATATGCAGCTCCTTTGTGCCCATCTACTGTGGCATCATCCCACCGTCTTTCCGAGGGGTG CGGTATGTTGATGGGGGAATCAGCAACAATCTACCTGAATACGACTTGAAAAACACAATCACAGTCTCACCATTTTCGGGGGAATCTGACATCTGTCCGAGGGACACAAACACCACAAACTTCCATGAGGTGCGACTGACTAACACCAGTATCCGGTTCAGCCTGGGGAACCTGTATCGACTGACACGTGCGCTTTTTCCGCCTGAGCCCACA GTTCTTGGAGAGATGTGTCAGCAGGGATACAATGATGCACTTAGATTCCTAAAAGACAACA ACCTGTTAAGCTTGCCATCACCTGCCACTGACCTGCCCCTGGCTTTTCCCAAAAGTGAGCCACTTTCCCACCACCTGACCTGTGGTTGTTGTGTGAAGAGTAAACGGGAAGAAGAGGATCTGAAGCGGAAGGTGTTGGAGGGGAAGATGCCGTGGCCTCTTGATAAGAGAATCGTGGAGAGGCTGCCGCCCACCTTGTGTTATG TCCTGCAGGAGGCATGCAGAGAGAAGGACGGACTGTACCATCAGATCTGCAGCTTCTTGCCCATGCGAGTGGCATCCTACATGGTGATGCCCTATACCCTACCGGTGGAGTCTGTGCTCTCTGTTGCTTTAAG GTTGGTGGATTGGTTCCCAGATATGCCGGAAGATATGCGCTGGATGCAGGAACAAGTGCGCTCCGTCGCTGGGGCTGTATATTCCCAGGCCAAAAAGAGGCTCTTCCCATCACTCAG GTCACGGGGCCATGGAACCCTACGAAAATGCCTGAGCCTCCCACCTCAGTTCCATCATGCTTCTTCCTACCTCTCCCCCAACAACTACTTCTCCTGCATGGACCTTGATGGTTGGGTCTGTGACATCTCCAGTCCCTCGCACCTCCGGGATTCCAGCGATTTCCCAACAGAACTGGATTCCGACGCTCAATCCAAATGCACTTTCAGCTTCGAAGACTCGGGGGTAGACGTCAACTTCTCCACCGACTCGGCTTCGGAACTGTAA
- the sult4a1.S gene encoding uncharacterized protein LOC734457 yields MAESEAETPSTPCEFESKYFEYNGIRLPPFCRGKMEEISDFPVREHDIWIVTYPKSGTSLLQEVVYLVSQGADPDEIGLMNIDEQLPVLEYPQPGLEIIKELTSPRLIKSHLPYRFLPSDLHNGKSKVIYMARNPKDLVVSYYQFHRSLRTMSYRGTFQEFCRRFMNDKLGYGSWFDHVQEFWDHRLDSNVLFLKYEDLHKDLGTMVEQLVRFLGVSYDKSQLESTIEHCHLLIDQCCNAEALPIGRGRVGLWKDIFTVSMNEKFDQVYKQRMGKSDLTFEFSL; encoded by the exons ATGGCAGAGAGTGAAGCCGAGACCCCCAGCACCCCCTGTGAATTTGAGAGCAAATACTTTGAATACAATGGGATCCGTCTGCCTCCCTTTTGCAGAGGGAAAATGGAGGAAATATCGGATTTCCCTGTCCGGGAACATGATATCTGGATCGTCACGTACCCCAAATCAG GTACCAGTTTGCTGCAGGAGGTGGTGTATCTGGTGAGCCAGGGAGCTGACCCTGATGAAATTGGACTTATGAATATTGATGAACAGCTTCCCGTTCTGGAGTATCCTCAGCCGGGTCTCGAGATCATTAAG GAACTGACATCTCCTCGGCTTATCAAGAGTCACCTGCCCTACCGATTTCTTCCTTCAGATTTGCACAATGGTAAATCCAAG GTTATATACATGGCTCGCAACCCTAAAGATCTGGTAGTGTCATACTATCAGTTCCACCGCTCTTTAAGGACCATGAGCTACAGAGGCACATTCCAGGAATTCTGCAGGAGGTTTATGAATGACAAGT TGGGGTACGGTTCGTGGTTTGATCATGTGCAAGAGTTTTGGGATCATCGCCTGGATTCCAACGTGCTGTTCCTGAAGTACGAAGACCTGCACAAG GACCTAGGGACAATGGTGGAGCAGCTTGTCAGGTTCCTGGGGGTGTCGTACGATAAATCCCAGTTGGAGTCGACAATCGAGCACTGCCATCTTCTCATTGACCAGTGCTGCAACGCTGAGGCCCTGCCCATAGGCAGAG GGCGAGTCGGCCTGTGGAAGGACATTTTCACCGTATCGATGAATGAAAAATTTGACCAGGTGTACAAGCAGCGGATGGGGAAATCGGACCTAACATTTGAATTCAGCTTATAG